CGAGGACCGGATCCGGCGACGCGCGGCGGCGGCCTACGACCGGGCCAACTACCCGCAGGGCAAGGCACGCCACCTGCGCGCGGCCCGCACCGCCGACGACCGTACGGCCCGGCTCGCCACGATCGGCGTGCCGACGGTCGTGATCCACGGCGACGCCGACCCGCTCGTGCTCGTCAGCGGGGGCCGTGCGACCGCGGCCGCGATCCCCGGCGCCCGGTTCGTGACGGTGCGGGGCATGGGCCACGAGCTGCCGCGCGAGGTCGAGGACCGGATCGTCGAGGCGGTCGCGAGCAACGCCGCCCGCGCCGGCTTTCGCCCGCGCGGGACGGTCACGGCGTGAGCGGGGCGAGCACGGCGTACGGCCTGCCGACGCCGGCCCTGCTCACCTCGCTGGAAGGCGACCGGTGGGCGGCCCACGCCGAGCGGCTGCGCATCCACCTCACCGTGCTGCCGTGCCCCTACTCCGAGGACGACCTCGACCGCCTCATCGCGTCCGGGCGCGCGGTGACCTACCTGCCGCCCGAGCTCGCGTCGGTGGCCGCCCGCCCTCTCCTCGGCGAGATCTTCCCGCTGATGGAGAGCTACGCGTTCCTCCCCCAGAACCCGTTCGACAACGACGTCGACCAGGCCGGCTGGGTTCGACTACGCCACCGTGGTCGACGCCCCGCTGCGCGAGCTCGACGAGGCCGACCTGCTGGCGGCGCTCGCCCAGCACGACGAGCGGCTGCTGACCCTCAACGAGTACGCCGTCGCGAGCCAGCACCACCACGAGCGCACCGGGCACTACCTCGACGAGCGCGCTACCTGGTCGCGTCTCGGCTCGCGCATCGACGGCCAGCTGGTCGCGGCGCGCTTCGACGGCGCCGCCATGGCCGAGGGTCTCGGCGACGAGGCACCGGCGGACGGCGCCCTCCTGGTCGCCTACGACCTCTCCCCCGGGGACCGGGCGAAGGTCCTCGGGGCGCGGACCTCGACCCGCACCGTCGCCTCGGCGCGCGCGACCGACCGGCTGGTCGAGACGGCGCGACGCCCGTCCCGCTCGACCCCGTTCCCGCTCGACCCCCAGGACCACGGGGCCCGGGAGACCCTGCAGCGGCACGCCTGCGACGCCTACGTCGCGCTCGGCTTCGCCGCCGAGCTCGGCATGAGCGAGGCGGACTACCGCGCCTCCCTGCCCTCGATCGCGCCGCCCCCCCCGGCGCTGCGCGGCCGGCTCGACGTCCCGGTCCTGGTCGAGACCCGGATCCCCTGGCGCCGCCAGGCCGAGCTCGCCCGCATCCGGTTCAGCTACGGCGTGCGGACCAGCGAGGCGGTGGACATCGACGAGGGCGCCCGGCCGCCGCACCGCCACCCCTATGTCACGTGGTGCAACGACTGGGGCCGACGCTTCCCCCTCGCCATCGCGCCGCAGGACGCGCGCAGTCGGCTCGGCGCCGACGAGATCGGCGGCAACATCGAGGAGCTCGTCGCCATCGAGATCCTCTACCCCGCGTTCAGCGCGGCCGGCCACTACTTCGAGGCGATCGGCACCCGGATGGCCGGTCTCGTCGACTCCGTGGCGACCGGGTCCGGTCTCGGGGACCGCTACCCCGTGCTCTACCGCTGGCGCCGGCAGGCCGAGCTCGGCGCCAACCTGACGCCTCGGGCCTACTCCATCATCCGACCGCTCGTCCGAGCGGCGGAGCCATCCTGACAATCCTCCGAGAAGGAGACCCTGTGAAGCGCGACTACTTCCACCGCCTGCTCAGCGAGCACGTCGAGGCCGGGGCCGCCGACCCGGCGTACTGGTGGGACGAGGACCGGATCCCCCTGTCGTCGATCGACAAGCGGGCCTCGGACCTGATGGACCTCACCGGCAAGCGGGCGGTCGTGACCGGGGGCGCGGGGATGAACCTCGGCCAGGCCTGCGTCAACCGGCTGGCGGGCATGGGGGCCGAGGTCGTCGTCGTCGACCTGGCCCGCGAGGCGGCCGAGGCCAGCGGGCACCAGCGCTGGGCGCAGCCGCCGGACGCCCACGCCGTCGCCGCCGCGGCCGCGGAGCGTTGGGGCACCCGGGTGCTCGCCGTCCACGGCGACGTCATGACCTGGGACGGCGCCGCGGCGGTCCTCGAGGAGAGCCGGGACCTGCTCGGCGGCATCGACATCCTGGTCAACAACGCCGCAGACGTCGCGGTCGGCGACTTCGCCACGATGAGCGCCGAGGACATCGACCGGTCGGTGCGCGGCACCCTGACCGGACCGCTCTACTGCACCCGGCTGGCCCTCGACCACATGATCGCCCAGGGCACCGGCGGGCGGATCATCAACATCGGCTCCGAGGCCGGCCAGACGGCGATGCCCGGGCTGACCCTGTACGGCGCCCTCAAGTCCGGGCTCGGCACCTTCACCCGCTTCCTCAGCAAGGAGGTCGCCGAGCACGGCATCCACGTCCTCGGCGTCAACGCCGGGTCGATGTGGGGCCCCGGCCGCGCCGTCCCCGCCGACGGCCCGGCGACCCTCTACTCGCGCTCACGCACGGCGATCCAGCGCTACGAGCTGCCCGAGGAGGTCGCGAACATGGTGGCCTTCCTCGCCTCGGACGCGGCCAGCGCGATGACCGGGACCATGGTCGACATGGGCGGCGGCATGTCCGTCTGACCTGACGCCGTCGCGCGCCACGCAGTGGCCCGGACCCTCAGTCCTCGAGGGCCCGGGCCATCGCTGCCATCCGCTCCAGGTCGGCGACCTGGTCGCGGGCCCGGGGCGTGAGGGCGGACAGGTCCGGCGCCGGGCGGGACCGTCCGTAGGCGTCGACCGGCTCGGGCGCGACTGCGACGGACTCGGGGAGCGCGGACCGCCGGGCCCGGACGGCCGCGACGACCGGGGCGAGCGCCTCCAGCCGCTGGCGCGCCACGGTCCGGCTCGCGCGCATCGCCGGCATCACCTCGGCGGCGAACAGCCGCAGCGAGGCGCAGACCTCCTCGTGGCCCAGCCGCCCGGACTGGTGCGCGAGGATCACCTGGTCGACCCCGACCTCGGCATAGGCCTCGAGATAGGCGCGCACCTCGGCGGGGGTACCGATCGCGTGGCCGCCGCGCAGCGGGACCGCGCCACCGAAGCCCTCGCGGACCTGCTCATAGCGCTGCCACAGGTCGGTCTCACCGGGCAGGTGCCGGCCGAAGGCGTAGTAGTGGCGCACGGCGTAGCCGAGGAATCCGGCCGCGTCCCGTCCGACCCGGACCGCCTCGGCGGCATCGGCGTGGCAGTAGAACGGGCTCATCATGGCGATCCGCGGGTTCACCGCGTCGCTGAGCGGGACGCACTCCTCGGCGAGCGTGCGGTGGTAGAGCTCCACCGTCCGCGCCGCCTCGTCGACGTCGTAGAACGCGTGGGTCAGTACGCCGATGCCCAGGCGGGCGGCCCGGCGGATCGCCGCGTCGTCCGAGCACGCCATCCACAGCGGCGGGTGCGGGGACTGCAGCGGCTTGGGGAGCACGTTGCGTGTCGGCACCCGGGCATGGACGCCGTCGGTGCCGCGGAAGGGCGTCTCGGTCCACATCCGCACGACCAGGCGCAGCGCCTCCTCGGTCATCTCCTGACGCCGCTGGGGGTCGATGCCGAAGCCCTCCAGCTCCAGGCGCGACTTGGAGTCGCCGACGCCGAGCTCGGCTCGACCCCGGGAGACCAGGTCGAGCGCGGCGGTGCGCTCGGCGACCCGGATCGGTCCGTTGTAGCCAGGGGGAAGCAGGGCGACGCCATGGCCCAGCCGGATCCGGTGGGTGCGCTGGCTGGCGGCGGCCAGGAAGACCTCGGGCGCCGAGGAGTGCGAGTACTCCTCGGTGAAGTGTTGCTCCGGCGCCCAGGCGTGGTCGAAGCCGAGCTCGTCGGCGAGAGCCACCTGGTCCAGCGCCTGGTCGAGGATCCGGTACTCGGCGCGGGCGTCCCAGGGCCGCGGCAGCTGCAGCGGGAAGTAGAGGCCGAACCTCATCGGGGCGCGCCCGCGTGAGCGCCCACGGCGACCCGGGCCGTCAGCACGACCGAGCGGCAGGTGCGCTCCTTGATCGCCTCCTCGCCCCCCAGGGCCGCGAGGATGAACAGGGTGTGCCCGTCGCTGCCGCCGAGCGCGCAGGCCAGGGGCATCGCGTCGCCGACGGGGATACGGTCGCTGACCTCGCCGCCGCGCAGCACCCGCCGGCACTCGTGGTCGCGCGGCGAGGCGGTCCAGATCGCGCCCGCGCCGTCGGCGGCGATCCCGTCGGCGCTAGCCGGGTGCAGGTCGGCCCACACGGTGCGGTCGGCCAGGCTTCCGTCGGGTGCCCGGGTGAACCCGACCAGCCGCGACGCTGGGAACTCGGCCACCACGTAGCCGCCGTCCGGCAGGAGGCACGGGCCGTTGGGGGCGTCCATCTCGTCGGCGACCACTCGCGCGGAGCCGTCCGGCTCGACCAGGATGACCACGCCGTCGGCCGCCACCGGGCGAGGCACGAGGGCACCGTGGGTCCCCATCGAGCCGACATAGGCACGGCCGCGGTCGTCGACGACCATGTCGTTGAGCCCGCCGACCGCGAGGTGCGACACGTCCGCGTGCACCCGCGGTCCGGACGGCCCGAGCGCGAGGATCTCGGGGCGCTGCATGTTGACGACCAGAGGCGTGCCGTCGGGCAGGAAGCCGAGCCCGCACGGCAGGGCGTCGGGGAGCTCGGCCACCGTGGCGACCTCGCCGCTCTCCTCGACGGTCAGCACCCGCCGCCCGAAGATGTCGCTGAGCCACAGTCGGCCGTCGTGCCAGCGCGGCGCCTCGGCGAAGTGCAGCCCCTGCACGAGGAGCGTGGTCTCACAGTCCCGCACGGCTCTGGATCTCCTCGAGGGCGCGCAGGGTGTCCGCCGCGACAGGCGGCGGGCTGGTCAGCCCCTGCGCGCCGATAGCCGGCCAGTCTTCGATCGGCACCTCGTGGCCGGGGTGGTTGTAGAGCAGGACGATCAGGCGGTCGGCACCGGCGTCCTCGAAGCGGCGCTGCACCTGCGGCGTCGCGTCGCGCACGCCGACGGAGATCTCGATGGTCGACGGGTCGCGACCGACGAGCTCGCACTCGCGGGTCAGCTCGGCCCGCGCGGCGGCGATGCCCTCGGGGCCGATGCCCATCGCGATCCAGCCGTCGCCGTGGCGCACGATGCGCCTCATCGCCAGCGGCGACGGGCTGGCGCCGATGATCACCGGCGGGTGCGGGGTCTGGACCGGGCGCGGGTCGCAGATCAGCTCGGGGAAGCGGACCAGGTCGCCGTCGTAGGCCGCTCGCCCGTCGCGCCACAGCGCCTTCATCGCCTCGACCGACTCCAAGGTGTACTTCCAGGGCTTGTCCGGCTGGTCGAGGAAGAGGTCGGTCACCTCCGGCAGCCAGCCGGTGCCGAGGCCGAACAGGAACCGACCGCCGGAGAAGCGGTCGAGGGTGCTGACCGACTTGGCGAGGATCAGCGGGTGGTGCTCGGGGACCAGGCACACGCCCGTCCCGAGCCGCAGCGTCGAGGTCACGCCCGCCATCACCGAGAGCAGCACGAACGGGTCGGCCATCTGGCCGTAGACGTCGGGAATCGGGCCACCCGTCATCGGGAAGGTCCGCGAGGGCCGGGTCGGCAGCACGGCGTGCTCCGGGGCCCAGTAGGACTCGAATCGGGCCTCCTCCAAGGACCTCGCCAGCGTCACCGGGTCGACGGTGTAGCCGGTGACTGCGAACTGAACGCCGATCTTCAACTGCTGACTTCCTCACCGTTGGACATTTTCAACTCCCCTTTGATTCCGTACGCTACGACCACGGCGCATTCCGGTCAACCGCACCGACGAGCGTCTCGACAGTCCCCGGAGCGCGGTGCTATGTTCGCCGCTACCAAATTCAAACACGATTCGAAAATGGGAGATTCCATGAAGGTCGGGGTCCAGTTCAACTGGCAGAACTACACGGACTGGGGTCGGTTCCTCAGCAAGGGGAGCGAGCAGCCGGCTCGCAGCGACCAGGACATCTACGACGAGGAGATGCATCTGGCGGGACTCGTCGAGCCCTTGGGCTTCGACTCCTACTGGGCCATCGACCACCACTTCACCCCTTACGTGATGACCGGTGGGGCGCTGCAGCACCTCACCTACTTCGCCGGCAAGACCAGCCGGATCGACTTCGGCACCATGATCGTCGTGCTGCCCTGGTACGACCCGCTCGTCATCGCCGACCAGGTCAGCGTGCTCGACAACCTGCTCCAGGGCCGCCAGCTGACCCTCGGCGTCGGTCGCGGCGCCGCGGTGCGCGAGTTCGACGCCTTCCGGGTGCCGATGAGCGAGGCCCGCGGCCGCTTCAACGAGTCGCTCGAGGTGCTCCGGCGCGCACTCAGCAACGAGTGGTTCTCCTTCGACGGCGAGCACTACCAGATCCCGGAGACGACCATACGGCCGCACTTCCGCAACCCGCAGCGCATCCTCGACCGGATGCGGATCGCCTGGAGCAGCCCCGAGACGCTGCCGATCGCGGCCAACGCCGGCCTCGGCATGCTGATGACCAACCAGAAGAGCTGGGACGAGTACGGCAAGGACGTTGCCGCGTTCAACAGCGTGCGCGCCGAGCGGGGCTGGGCCCCGACCCAGCCGACGGTCGTCGTGCGGACCTCCTGCTTCGAGACCGAGGAGGAGGCCTGGGACCTCATGTCGCGCCACTCCCTGGAGTCGAGCGAGAGCAGCCGGCTGCACTACCAGTTCGACGACGTCGAGCGGTTCAAGAACACCAAGGGCTACGAGCAGTACGCCCAGCTCGGCTCGGCGAAGCCGAGCGACGCCGCGATCGTCGAGCGCGGCGCGCGCCCGCAGGCCTGGGGCACGCCCGACCAGGTCTTCGAGAAGCTCAAGCACATCCAGGAGTCGACCGGCGCCGAGGAGTTCGTGCTCAACTTCAAGTTCGGCACCCTCTCGGCGGAGAAGGCAGAGCAGTCGATGCGGCTGTTCGCCAGCGAGGTACTGCCGCGGCTGCACGCCTTGGACGCACCGCTCGACATCAGCATGCAGGGCGCGACCTCCGGCGCGGACCGGGCCGACTTCGAGACGGAGAAGGCCCCCACCAGCCTGGGCTTCTGACGTCCTGCTCACCCTGGACGGGAGCCCTCCTGGTCGTGACCAGGAGGGCTCCCGTCTGTCGTGATCAGGAGGAACCAGCTTGCAGTCCCTTGGCCCGGCGACGCCACCGGTGCAGCACCGGCTCGCAATAGCCATTGGGCTGCGCTGCCCCCGCGAGAACGAGCTCGAGAGCCGCCTGGAAGGCAGGGCTGGAGTCGGGATCCGCCGCCATCGGCCGATAGGCCGGGTCCTGGGAGTTCTGGCTATCGACGACCGACGCCATCGCCAGCATGGCCGCGCGCACCTCCGCCTCGCTGATGACGTCGTGGCGCAGCCAGTTCGCCATCAGCTGGCTCGAGATGCGAAGCGTCGCCCGGTCCTCCATCAGGGCCACGCCGCTGGCATCCGGAACCTTCGAGCAGCCGATGCCCTGGTCGACCCAGCGCACGACGTAGCCGAGGATCGACTGTGCGTTGTCCTCCAGCTCCGCCCGTCGCTGGGCCGGCGAGAGCTGGGAAGCGTCCACCACGGGCAGGCGCAGCAGGTCGGTCACCGGGCGTCGTTCCCGGCTCGCCAGCTCGTCCTGCCGTGCGGGCACGTCGATCCGGTGATAGTGCAGGGCGTGCAGCGTCGCAGCGGTCGGCGACGGGACCCAGGCGGTGGACGCGCCCGCGAGCGGATGCCCGATCTTCTGCTCGAGCATGCTCGCCATCAGGTCCGGCATCGCCCACATGCCCTTGCCGATCTGGGCGCGGGCCCTGAAGCCGGCGGCGAGGGCCACGTCCACGTTGCGGTCCTCGTAGGCCGCGAGCCACGGCTGCGCCCGCATCTCGGCCTTGCGGACCAGCGGCCCGGCCTCCATCGCCGTGTGGATCTCATCACCCGAGCGGTCGAGGAAGCCGGTGTTGACGAACACGATGCGGTCACGGACCGCGTGGATGCAGCCCTCCAGGTTGACCGAGGTCCGGCGCTCCTCGTCCATCACTCCGATCTTCACCGTGCAGCGCGGCAAGCCAAGGCCGTCCTCGACCATCGCGAACAGCCGAGCTGTGAAGGCCACCTCCTCCGGCCCGTGCATCTTGGGCTTGACCACGTAGATCGCACCGGTGCTGCCGTTGCGACGGGCCGCGGCCGGCCCCCGCCCGGGCAACGCCGCCGCCACCGTCACGAACGCGTCGAGGATGCCCTCGGGCAGCTCGGCACCCGAGAAGTCCCGGACGGCGTCGGTGCGCATGTGGTGACCGACGTTGCGCGCCAGCATCAGGGAACGTCCAGGCAGGGTCAACGGGGCACCTCCAGGGCCCAGGTAGTCACGGTCGGGGACGAGCCCTCGCACCGAGCGCGTGCCTCCCTTGACCACGACCTCCTCGAGGTCGCCCCGGTTGAGCCCGAGCCAGTTGCGGTACGCCCGGACCTTGTCCTGAGCGTCGACTGCGGCGACCGAGTCCTCGAAGTCGACGATGGTCGTCACCGCGGACTCGAGGAGGACGTCGTCGACGCCTGCGCCGTCATCGCGCCCGACCCGTCCCTCGCGATCGACCACGATCTCGAGGTGGAGCCCGTGGTGGCGCAGCAGGATCGCGGTCGGGGCCGCGGGATCGCCACGGTGGCCGCGGAACGCGCTGCGGTCGACCAACCGGGCCACCCCACCGTCGGGCTGACGGACCTCGAGCCCGTCGGCACCGACGACATAGGCGAGCGCCGTGGCGTGGCTGCCCGTATCGAGCGGCACGACCTCGTCGAGCACCTCGCGGACCTGCCGGACCACCTCTCCGCCGCGCCGGGGGTCGTAGTCGGCACCCCGTGGCAGCGAGCCCAGAGCGTCGGTGCCATAGAGAGCGTCGTAGAGGGATCCCCACCGGGCATTGACCGCATTGAGCGCGAAGCGCGCGTTCAAGACGGGAACGACGAGCTGGG
The genomic region above belongs to Nocardioides sp. QY071 and contains:
- a CDS encoding SDR family oxidoreductase, with translation MKRDYFHRLLSEHVEAGAADPAYWWDEDRIPLSSIDKRASDLMDLTGKRAVVTGGAGMNLGQACVNRLAGMGAEVVVVDLAREAAEASGHQRWAQPPDAHAVAAAAAERWGTRVLAVHGDVMTWDGAAAVLEESRDLLGGIDILVNNAADVAVGDFATMSAEDIDRSVRGTLTGPLYCTRLALDHMIAQGTGGRIINIGSEAGQTAMPGLTLYGALKSGLGTFTRFLSKEVAEHGIHVLGVNAGSMWGPGRAVPADGPATLYSRSRTAIQRYELPEEVANMVAFLASDAASAMTGTMVDMGGGMSV
- a CDS encoding LLM class flavin-dependent oxidoreductase, giving the protein MRFGLYFPLQLPRPWDARAEYRILDQALDQVALADELGFDHAWAPEQHFTEEYSHSSAPEVFLAAASQRTHRIRLGHGVALLPPGYNGPIRVAERTAALDLVSRGRAELGVGDSKSRLELEGFGIDPQRRQEMTEEALRLVVRMWTETPFRGTDGVHARVPTRNVLPKPLQSPHPPLWMACSDDAAIRRAARLGIGVLTHAFYDVDEAARTVELYHRTLAEECVPLSDAVNPRIAMMSPFYCHADAAEAVRVGRDAAGFLGYAVRHYYAFGRHLPGETDLWQRYEQVREGFGGAVPLRGGHAIGTPAEVRAYLEAYAEVGVDQVILAHQSGRLGHEEVCASLRLFAAEVMPAMRASRTVARQRLEALAPVVAAVRARRSALPESVAVAPEPVDAYGRSRPAPDLSALTPRARDQVADLERMAAMARALED
- a CDS encoding SMP-30/gluconolactonase/LRE family protein is translated as MRDCETTLLVQGLHFAEAPRWHDGRLWLSDIFGRRVLTVEESGEVATVAELPDALPCGLGFLPDGTPLVVNMQRPEILALGPSGPRVHADVSHLAVGGLNDMVVDDRGRAYVGSMGTHGALVPRPVAADGVVILVEPDGSARVVADEMDAPNGPCLLPDGGYVVAEFPASRLVGFTRAPDGSLADRTVWADLHPASADGIAADGAGAIWTASPRDHECRRVLRGGEVSDRIPVGDAMPLACALGGSDGHTLFILAALGGEEAIKERTCRSVVLTARVAVGAHAGAPR
- a CDS encoding LLM class F420-dependent oxidoreductase, coding for MKIGVQFAVTGYTVDPVTLARSLEEARFESYWAPEHAVLPTRPSRTFPMTGGPIPDVYGQMADPFVLLSVMAGVTSTLRLGTGVCLVPEHHPLILAKSVSTLDRFSGGRFLFGLGTGWLPEVTDLFLDQPDKPWKYTLESVEAMKALWRDGRAAYDGDLVRFPELICDPRPVQTPHPPVIIGASPSPLAMRRIVRHGDGWIAMGIGPEGIAAARAELTRECELVGRDPSTIEISVGVRDATPQVQRRFEDAGADRLIVLLYNHPGHEVPIEDWPAIGAQGLTSPPPVAADTLRALEEIQSRAGL
- a CDS encoding LLM class flavin-dependent oxidoreductase, which translates into the protein MGDSMKVGVQFNWQNYTDWGRFLSKGSEQPARSDQDIYDEEMHLAGLVEPLGFDSYWAIDHHFTPYVMTGGALQHLTYFAGKTSRIDFGTMIVVLPWYDPLVIADQVSVLDNLLQGRQLTLGVGRGAAVREFDAFRVPMSEARGRFNESLEVLRRALSNEWFSFDGEHYQIPETTIRPHFRNPQRILDRMRIAWSSPETLPIAANAGLGMLMTNQKSWDEYGKDVAAFNSVRAERGWAPTQPTVVVRTSCFETEEEAWDLMSRHSLESSESSRLHYQFDDVERFKNTKGYEQYAQLGSAKPSDAAIVERGARPQAWGTPDQVFEKLKHIQESTGAEEFVLNFKFGTLSAEKAEQSMRLFASEVLPRLHALDAPLDISMQGATSGADRADFETEKAPTSLGF
- a CDS encoding malate synthase G, with translation MSNRTRVGTLDVAEELYRFVETELLSAIPISSGQFWGALEQACAELAPVNASLLEERDRLQALIDGWLGAATAAPTPEESAEFLTSIGYLVAPPPPFEIQTTGVDPEISEVAGPQLVVPVLNARFALNAVNARWGSLYDALYGTDALGSLPRGADYDPRRGGEVVRQVREVLDEVVPLDTGSHATALAYVVGADGLEVRQPDGGVARLVDRSAFRGHRGDPAAPTAILLRHHGLHLEIVVDREGRVGRDDGAGVDDVLLESAVTTIVDFEDSVAAVDAQDKVRAYRNWLGLNRGDLEEVVVKGGTRSVRGLVPDRDYLGPGGAPLTLPGRSLMLARNVGHHMRTDAVRDFSGAELPEGILDAFVTVAAALPGRGPAAARRNGSTGAIYVVKPKMHGPEEVAFTARLFAMVEDGLGLPRCTVKIGVMDEERRTSVNLEGCIHAVRDRIVFVNTGFLDRSGDEIHTAMEAGPLVRKAEMRAQPWLAAYEDRNVDVALAAGFRARAQIGKGMWAMPDLMASMLEQKIGHPLAGASTAWVPSPTAATLHALHYHRIDVPARQDELASRERRPVTDLLRLPVVDASQLSPAQRRAELEDNAQSILGYVVRWVDQGIGCSKVPDASGVALMEDRATLRISSQLMANWLRHDVISEAEVRAAMLAMASVVDSQNSQDPAYRPMAADPDSSPAFQAALELVLAGAAQPNGYCEPVLHRWRRRAKGLQAGSS